Sequence from the Amaranthus tricolor cultivar Red isolate AtriRed21 chromosome 1, ASM2621246v1, whole genome shotgun sequence genome:
TGGAATCGCCGGGCTTCTCGGCGTGTGATCTAGAGATAATTTTTCTGCCACCGTTGAGCTGTAATCACGTGGCTGACACGTGGGTGTTTGTTCAGATTTTATAGGGGTGTGAACATTACTATTACGTTCTTGTTTCCTACCTGTTAAATTATGATGAGACATTGCTtagaaaagtaaaataaattctCATGGATTTAAAGATGGattaataaataagattatttaaacATGTTGAAAGGAATATCTTCCGTGTCTATTGCATTCATtccatgataatatatacaaaatacatGCTTTAATTAAGCCACTAATTAAGCTAACAAATATTCATCAAAATATTCTTAGGCATAAACTAGGAaactaatatatactaagtCAAAGAtatattatcaattaatatatcTTAACACTCCCCCATTGTCTAAGCGGGAGGAGGGTGAACACTTAGACTAGCCTTGAAATCTTCAAAAAGCACACGAGGGAGCCCCTTTGTAAAAATATCTGCAATTTGGTGCCTAGAAGGGACATGAAGAACACGTACCTCACCACGTGCTACCTTTTCTCGAACAAACAAAATGTCCATCTCTATATGTTTTGTTCGTTGATGATGTACCGGATTGCCAGATAGATAAATAGCACTCACATTGTCACAATACACCAATGTTGCCTTTTTAATTGGACAATGTAACTCCAAAAGTAAGTTGCGAAGCCAACATGACTCAGAAACTACATTAGCAACGCCCCTGTACTCTGCCTCAGCACTAGACTTAAATATAGTAGGTTGCCGTTTTGAGGACCAAGAAATCAAATTATCACCCAAATACACACAATATCCGAATGTGGAGCGTCTAGTATCGGGACACCCAGCCCAATCAGCATCTGTATATGACTTTAGAGATGAAATAGTTGACGGATACAGATGCAATCCCTGATCAATAGTGCCCTGTACATACCGAATAACTCGCTTGAGAGCCGCCATATGACTCTCTTTCGGATCATGCATATGTAAGCAAACCTGTTGGACCGAATATGCTATATCTGGTCTAGTAAAGGTAAGGTACTGCAAGGCTCCTGCAAGACTGCGATATAATCTAGGGTCGGCACAAGGAGAACCTGTAGAACTGGCCTTTGGTTTGACCTCAATAGGCGTAGCCGAAGGTTTGCAAGAAGCCATACCTGCGCGGTCAATAATTTCCTCCGCATATTTGCGTTGCGACAAAAATAATCCACCCTTATGTTTTGTCACTGCTATGCCAAGAAAATAATGAAGCTTACCCAAGTCTTTCATAGCAAATTCTGAGCTAAGAAGGGACATAATAGAGCGCCGCAGAGAATCAGAAGAAGCAGTAAGAATAATGTTATCAAcatataaaagtaaataagccACATTGTTTCCCTGAcgataaataaatagtgaatTGTCACTCTTACTATTAGTGAATCCAATAGAAGAAACAAAATCTGCAAACCTCTTATACCATGCTCGGGGTGCCTGCTTAAGACCATATAAGGAGCCTCGTAATAAACACACATAATCAGGGTGCGTTTTATCACGGTACCCAAGGGGTTGATGCATATAGACCGTCTCCTGAAGCTTACCATGTAGAAAGGCGTTCTTAACATCAAGCTGATTTATCGACCAAGCTTTAGATAAAGCAAGGCTAAGAACAGTACGAATAGTAGCCGGCTTCACCACTGGACTAAAAGTCTCCCCACAATCAATGCCAACCTGTTGTGTTTTGCCATTACCTACAAGTCGTGCTTTATGCCTCTCAAAAGAGCCGTCAGATTTCATCTTATGAGTAAAAATCCACATAGAACGAATAACATTAACATCAGGTGGACGGGGCACCAACTCCCACGTCTTATTTTTAATAAGAGCATTAAATTCATCATCCATTGCCATTTTCCAATTCGGGTCACGAAGAGCGGAAATGGGGTTACGAGGGAGAGGGGATTTCGTAACATTAGAAACCATAGTattgaaatttttatattttggatTGGGTTTAAATATCCCATTTTTGCTTCTCGTGGTAACAGTAGATGGAAGAGATGGATTTTGAATTTGTGGGCTAGGGGAAACACTTGGGCTTGCTGAGTGGGTATGTTGCGAGTGGGCCGTGGCTGAATGAACATGCACATGGTCCACAAGTGACCTATTCAGCCCAACATCAGCGTCCAAGGTAGGGAGAGAAAGGGGGGGTGAAAGTGGGCTTGGGATAGGTCCAGCAAGATTGGAATTATTAGACGGCCCAGAAAGAGGAGGAGGAGGATGGTTGTGAATTGGGCTCGTGGGTGTAGCTGGCCCATTAGAGGTGTGGGCTGCAGTAGAAGGCTGCCCAAACGGTGTAGTATAAGTTTGCATATGGTGAATTATAGAAGGATGAAGCCCTTCATCTAAAAAATCATATGTGTGAGAAGAGGGTATATGCAACTTTGAAAAGGGAAAAATCGATTCATCAAACACAACATGTCGGTTTATGAAAATCTTGTGAGAAGATAAATCATAACACTTGTAACCCCTATGATTAGATGGATACCCCAAGAAAACACAAGGTGTTGAACGAGGTTGAAGTTTATTAATAGTAGTGGATGGGAAAAGGGGATAACACAAGCAACCAAAAATTCGTAAATGAGAATAAGACGGCTTTCTTTGATAAAGAACCTCTAGAGGAGACTTAGACTCGAGTAATTTACTTGGAATTATATTATGAAGATAAGTAGCCATTTGTAACGCATGATGCCAAAAAGATGGAGGTAAAGAGGCATGTGTAAGAAGGGTGCGAATAATATTATTCAATGACCTTATTTTTCTCTCGGCCTTCCCATTTTGAGACGAGGTGTGAGGACATGATAGACGAAATGTCATACCATTAGACTCACACATAGCCCAAAAAGATCCGTTATCATATTCCTTCCCATTATCACATTGAAAAGTCTTAATAGGTCGTTCAAATTGGGTTTGAATTAATGCTTGAAATGCTAAGACTTTATCAAAAACATCCGATTTCTTAGCTAAAGGAAAAGTCCATAAAAATTTTGAGAAATCATCCAAAATAAGCATATAATAACGGTGACCCGATGTACTCAAAACGGGTGACGACCAAAGGTCACTATGAACAATATTAAAAGGCATAGTAGTATTAGAAGTAGAAGAAACAAAAGGCAACTTAATATGTTTTCCAAGTACACATGAATGACAAATATTAGAACTAGAGGATTGAGTACATTCAATGCTTTTATTGTTACTAAGAGTCTTTAAAATAGAAGGTCCTGGATGTCCCAGTCGAGCATGCCAAAAAGGAGAAGCTAACGCCGTAAAGGTTGATTGAGAAGAGCGAGAAAAATTGGTAGTGAGCGGATAAAGGTCCCCTTTGCTATCACATCTCATTATGGGCATCCCCGTCCGATAGTCCTTCACAGAAAAACCATAAGGGTCAAACTCAACAGACACAAAATTATCAGTGGTAAATCGACGAACagaaataagatttttaatgagttttgggGCATGTAGGACATTAGAGAGAGACAACGGAGGATTAGGGGATGGCAAAGTAGTATTTCCACAACCACGGATTGGAATAGTATGACCATTACCAACAACAATACTATTATGATGATTactcaaattaaaataagacgAGAGATTACCGTTGGTGGATGTCATATGAGAAGTGGCGCCGGTATCCATGTACCACGATGGATCGGGCTGCTGTAGAGACATGGTGTGAAAAGCCGACTCCAAATCTGTTGGAACATAGGAAGGAGACTGAGACGCTGCGTATGCTTGTTGTTGGGGTCGTGGACCAAGAACCCCTTGCTGTGCTCTTGTTGGGCCTTGAGATCTAGCCCAGCCTTGTGTTGGAAATGGGCAAGGGGGAGTAGCCCACGGCCAACCCCAAGGTGGGTAAGCTTGCTGCTGCCACAACGGAGCCACGCCCCTTTGCTTTTGCAGACCGCCACCACGGCCTGCACCACCCCTTGCTCCGGAATTCTGACCATTGGCTGCGGCAGGACCACGACCACTTCCCCTGTTCtgcatttttttttcagaattctttttatgatttttgtttttcgCGCGAGTATTACCCCAGCTATCTGAACCCGAGTCATCATCACGAAAGGTCGCCACCAAACCTGAAACAGAATTAGAAGTCATTGCTGCACGTTTTGTCAAGCTCGCTTCCTCCAAGGTAATCATTGAACGGGCTTGGTAAAATTGTGGGAGAGGAGAGCTTTGACGGATAAGGGTAGCAACACCATTATACGGTTCGGTGAGGCCCGAAACCAATTGGAGAACAAGTCGATTATTGTCCACCGGAGCTCCAACATTCCGCAATTGATCGGAAAGACCCTTGAGTCTTTGACAGTACGCCGATGCATTTGGAAAATCCTCCATTTTTGTAGAGGAAAAATCTTGTTCTAGAGTTACGGCACGAGAGTTTTGATTATCTTGGAATATATCACGCAACCTATTCCAAGCCGCCATTGCCGTAGCATCGGGTTCTATAATGGTCTCCAAGAGATCACCAGAAATAGTGGAGTAAATCCACGAGATTACTGCAGCATCCAATGTAGACCACCATTCCTGTTCTTCGTCAGTAAGAGGATGCTTTTCCGTTACCTTGTCAGTGGTCAGGGGAGGGATAATATGGTGTAGAACCCGGTGAGAACGAGCGTGAATCTTAAAGAGTTCCACCCAAGTAGAGTACTGTGAGTTTTCAAGAGTAAGCACTACCGAAATGGAGGTCTTGATGTTATTCACAGTGAGAGCGGGGTGATACGAGGTCTTTGAATCCCCCATTGTCACAGaacagaaaagaaagaagaggaagaagagggCGGAAAAATGTCAGGGTGCAGCGGAATAACCCTAAACAACTGATACCATGAAAGGAATATCTTCCGTGTCTATTGCATTCATtccatgataatatatacaaaatacatGCTTTAATTAAGCCACTAATTAAGCTAACAAATATTCATCAAAATATTCTTAGGCATAAACTAGGAaactaatatatactaagtCAAAGATATATTATCAATTAATAagatattaattgataatataTCTTTGacttagtatatattagttTCCTAGTTTATGCCTAAGAATATTTTGATGAATATTTGTTAGCTTAATTAGTGGCTTAATTAAAGCatgtattttgtatatattatcatggaATGAATGCAATAGACACGGAAGATATTCCTTTCACATGTTTACGAGTAGAAAATAGTGGTATTTAActcataaaaacaaaattttatgtgTCTATAAGTAGAGGATAATTTATCCACAGGATCAACTAAGTTTTTCCACCACAGTGTAAATttgatggtaaaaaaaaatatattggtTAATTACTTTTTCCTTAAAACATCAAtctattttttatgtaattaactTAATAGATTTTATCCtcaaataaattttccttaaattaattactaaaaaattccaaaatataattttagagaattataaattttaataaaaaccaATTTGTTATTCATAAAgagtttatttttattattaatatataaacaaatagcttagaatttttattagaaGGTTAATTTTTAAATCCAACCACCAAAGAAAAATTTatgttagtatatatatatatacgtacgtACCAAAAGTAAGGAATTTACGACGGGTATGATATTTAGACATGAGATGAAAAATCTCGGACATGCACCCAACATTGGTTGTTTTCGATGTCGCTGGAGAAACTCGGCGATTAGAGGATGATCGGAATGACGATGATGGCGACAACGGCGACGTCGTTGATTCTTGCCTCTTTTTCTTTAtgcccatttttttttatgaatttttctgaattaaattatcaatggtTCAAAGctgtgttttttttcttttgggcaATGAGAGGAAGCGAAAATATAACGGTAAAGAAGTGACAAGAGGCAAAAGTGAATGAATGAATGGTAATGAGTATAATGACTAGTGAGCTtttcttttcttgcttttgCAAAAGTGATATATGGATCGAGTAcctctttttgtttttgttatggtTAAAGAAATGATATATGGATATTTTCCAAGAGTAAATCCGGTGATcgaatgacttgctatagcaagttttatttttttataaaaaaagataaattaaaataaaatatcaaaaaaatgttaaaaaatgttttaaaatgtttaaaaaaaattatgattttttttattatttagaattttttatgtaaaatttcaaaattt
This genomic interval carries:
- the LOC130826537 gene encoding uncharacterized protein LOC130826537, whose product is MGDSKTSYHPALTVNNIKTSISVVLTLENSQYSTWVELFKIHARSHRVLHHIIPPLTTDKVTEKHPLTDEEQEWWSTLDAAVISWIYSTISGDLLETIIEPDATAMAAWNRLRDIFQDNQNSRAVTLEQDFSSTKMEDFPNASAYCQRLKGLSDQLRNVGAPVDNNRLVLQLVSGLTEPYNGVATLIRQSSPLPQFYQARSMITLEEASLTKRAAMTSNSVSGLVATFRDDDSGSDSWGNTRAKNKNHKKNSEKKMQNRGSGRGPAAANGQNSGARGGAGRGGGLQKQRGVAPLWQQQAYPPWGWPWATPPCPFPTQGWARSQGPTRAQQGVLGPRPQQQAYAASQSPSYVPTDLESAFHTMSLQQPDPSWYMDTGATSHMTSTNGLSDGDAHNEM